The following is a genomic window from Panthera uncia isolate 11264 chromosome B4, Puncia_PCG_1.0, whole genome shotgun sequence.
CAACCACTGCACTCTGTAATTTCTGTACATACTttgctcccaccccccacccccgtgctgATGACTCCAGATGTTCCTGGTCTCCCCCCAAAAGACAAGGGATGGGAAACGGGCCGATGTGGCATTCAGGCACAGGCAGTGGCTTCATTTCTCTAATGCATGAGCGGCCAAGGCTGTCTTGGGAAGGGGAGGCAGCCCGTGTGGGGACTGAAAATAGGCACTTGCTCTGTTGGGGGCCCAGTGCTGCTGGCATGAAGATCCGACCTCCACAGGTAAAGCCCTGCTCCACAAACAGCTTCGCACAGCTGATGACTGAGAAATTTGAGTATGGGTAGCCCACGGCAAGAACATGATCCACTGGGCTTTTGAATGCATAAGGGACCTCGACAGGCACAAATGGTTTCCCCCACAGCTACATGGAGACTTGTTGCCAAGGAAGCAGCTTGTGTTGGGGTCATCAGATTATTTTGGTCTAGCTCAGCAAAGCCACAGCTGCTCCAGCcttaaataaaggaaatgttGGTGAATAGATGTTGGCGATGTGGTAGAAGTGGAGGGTGGAGCGAGAAGTGCAGCTGGGCTTCAGGGTCTGAGGACCTGCTGCTCCCAGCTTAGGCCGTTTTGGATTTGACTTAGCGGGGCTTCCACGGGGAAgcagcaggtcccaggctcttcTTAATGCCTCCCTAACTGCCCAGGCCAGAATCTCGGCGCCCCCTGCTGGCAGACGCAGAGAAAGACCTAGGGGAGCATGACACTAACGTGCGCATGCGTGACCCTCCTACCCCAACTCAGACACACCATGCAAAGACTTAAGCTtaactaataaaaatttattgagaattcCTGGGATGGTGGTTATTGCCTCCCAACCTGGAGGGAGGAACCAACACTGTAGGAAATCACGCAGAAATCACGCTGTCCCAGCACCTCTGGCCAACACAGGGAGGAACAAagtcatccccccccccccccaaaattggTCAGGCTTTGTTCATCCAAGAAGGGCTGGGAGGCCAGATGCAGAAGAGACCATCACATGATACtgaggggtgggatggggggggggtgtgtgtgctggACCCCGAGCTGGCTCCTCAAAAACCAGGGGAGAAACAGACCCACTTCTCTGGTGGCAGAGTTCATGGTCACCAGGCTCACTTCTTAGCCTTGATGAGGCTGTCACTGTGGAAACCAGACAGACGGAAGACATTAGGAAACATAAATGTGACAGGGAGAGCACCTCAGAccactccctccttcctgggTGAGGGTGTGCATGCGATGAGGGGAGAAAGGTGAGGCCACAGGGGAAGAGGCTGGTACTGGGAGAGGCAAGACCCTATAGAAACAAGGATGAGTCAACAACTTACCTGCCCCTGCGGATACCAGGTCACCAGACGAACGGgaaacacagaaagagaagagaaatgcatGTGTGATCCAACAGTTTCAGGCCCCACCAGTTCTAAGCCCACCTTTGctcccaagaaaaaaagaaaaacatctggaAGCCAGGAAGGTCACGCTGAGAAGGGAGACTGATTCCCTTGACCACTACCACTCCTCCCATGCCCTAGAGCAGTGATGGATTTTAGGGCTTTCCGAGTAAGAGGACAGAATATCATTTTTCACTACTCTTCAGTTAGACCAAACCTCACAACTAGAGtgctttttacaaaataaatcctATTTGACCTTGTAAGACCAATCTTACGAGAGTCAAGCTCGGTACTGTCAAccacccccttttctttttttttttctttttttttttattttatttttgggacagagagagacagagcatgaacgggggagggtcagagagagagggagacacagaatcggaaacaggctccaggctctgagccatcagcccagagcctgacgcggggctcgaactcacggaccgcgagatcgtgacctggctgaagtcggacgcttaaccgactgcgccacccaggcgccccaaccacccCCTTTTCTAACTTCACAGAAATGGGTCTTTCAAGCCACCAGACTCAGGTCCCATGCTCTCTGTGATACCCCTTGTGTAGGTGTCTCACCGGGTAAAACTTTCATCCTGTAGATTCAGGACAAGGTTGTCAGCAGTGAGATAGATACGGTTCTGTGATGTGGCAATCTATAGGGTGGGAAATAAACAGATGCTTGAATTCACGCCTGGACTTTTACCTTGCAAGTCAACAACCACTGATTGAATACGTGTGGGTTAGGAACTCGGTGACAAGTTAAGGCATGGTTTCTGCCCTCAAAGATCCAGGGCAGTGAGCAACAGCGATGTATTAACACCACAACAGAGGCAGAAACAAAAGGTCATGCCTTTTGTTTTCATGGAGAAAAGAGCGTTGGAGAAGCCAGGTTGAGTAGAAACCCCAGTAAGCAATATTTGAATCCCTTTACGTCAATGTGCTTTCACTTAAAACAATTCCAGACTCATGGCAGCCTTTGGGGGACACTGGGCTCTTGTGCTCACCGTCTTGGAGATGTTCTGGGCTGCCCGGATCTTGCGCAGTTTGATGTAGCCAGGGTTTTTGCTCAGGGCTTCTCCAAGGTGAGCAGGTTGGGGTTAAGGGTTCACACAAGGTCCAGTTTTGGTCTCAACCCGCGGCCCCATCCTTCCTACTCCAGCCCTTCTCTGGACTGTCAGATCCAAGGTTGCGCTCAGATAGTTCGTGCCTAGTCCCACTTTGGTCCCCATCTGTGGGCCCCCCTGCAGGCAGCTGCCAGGAACTGGAGGCAGCAGCAGAAATGGAGGCAAGGCCAGCAGTGCTATTGATCTGCCTTACAGTGAGGAGCCAGGCCTCAGGCACCTCTCTAAGATTTCAGACCCCATTCAAAACCTCCATCCCCAGGGAGCCAAGGACAGAGCACAGAGTCGCATTCGCCTTAGTCTCATCAGCCGGCCcatgagggagaaggggaagcaaCGTGCtccaggggctgggcagagacTTCTCTAGCAGAAGGATATCATCCTGGCGGCCTCGGCCTCACCCTCGGCCTGCACAATCTTCTGCCGCTGttcctgctttgctttttccACCAAAAACTGGGCTCGCTGGGCCTCCTGCTGAGCTGTGGTGGGAGAGAGCCAGGAGGTCACAGATATGAGGTGTCAGGAACCCCAGCCTACCTCCTGCCTTCTCAGAAACCCTATTCCTCTCGTAACTCACCCACTTGCTTGGCTTCCACAGCGGCCGTGTACTCTCGGCTAAAGCTCAGCTCTGTGATGGCCACATCATCTAGGATAAGGCTGAAGTCCTTGGCCCTCTCTGTCAGCTCCCGCCGGATCAACAAGGATAcctgggggtcagggaggggtgGGCGGATTGAAGGGACTGGAGAACTGGAAGGGAAGGGCGTTGCTGTGACTGTCTGAATACCAGATCTCCTGAGAACGGCAGAAAACCACTAAGCCTTTCTTAGTTCCTCACCAGAACATATGAGTTGGAAAGGACTTGGTCCAGTCTTCTCAGGTCACAGGGACTCCTCATCTTCCACTCTCCCCAACATAATCTACACCTCTAGACTTTACCACTGTTTCCTCCCCTGGTTCCTGATGTTGACTGCTACTGAGTGCTGATCTTGACTCTCCTGGTTTCTCAGCGGACATTAGTACAGCTTTAAGTTGAAAAGGGAACCAGGGTCATGACCCTTTTCTAATAAGCTGCCTTTCCTAATATCCACTGCTCAAGGCCTAGGAGGGAAGGTGTGAGATGGTGACAGGTCAGACCTGGGCCCGCTGGGTGATCAGCTGTGAAGCATTGAACTTGGCCACCACACTCTTGAGCACCTCATTAACAATGGACGGCAGCACTCGCTCCTCATAGTCTAGCCCCAGGCGCTGGTACATGCTGGGAAGCTCCATGGCATTGGGTCGAGACAGCACTCGCAGGGAGATATTCACCATCTGCAGGTCTGAGAGTGAGGTCAGCAGTGGGTGGTCCAGGCCATGGGGGTCTCCTCCGGTCTCTTAGCCAAGAACCCTTCCCCAAGCATTTCCTCCTCCACACACCTCCCTCTACACCTAACGCAGTGCTGTGCGGTTTGGAATTCCCCTGGGGAATGGAGGGTGATCAGGCTGACAGGCCAAATGTATCCTTTCCCGTTGTAAAGTCTTCTCTACTCACAAGCTCTCCACCATTTTGCTTCTGTACTGTGTTCAACTTCTACTGTAGGCTCTCTCATGCTGCATCAGAATCATTtgcatttttggggtgcctgggtggctcagtcggttaagcgtctgactcttggtttcggctcaggtcatgatctcactgttcgtggggttgagccctgcgtttggctctgtgctttcactgcagagcccacttgggattctctctctctctctctctctctctcaaaaaaaaatcatgttctttaaaaaatcatgtgtTCTTTACTAGACTATGGACTTGAGGACAAGGGTTGTGTTTTATGAGTCCTTTATTCGCAGGGCCTACCATTCAGAGAGTGTTAAGCCACTTTCACTAAAAACAGTGTATTACAGGTGAGCTACTTGAATCAGTgcgcatgcctgtgtgtgtgtgtgtgtgtgtgtgtgtgtacgcgcccACGCACATGAGAAAGGGCTCTGGGTGATCTCAAAGACAGCTTCTATGTATGGTCTAAAAGGGAACAGGTTCACCCGTGAAAAGTGGGCCAAGTTTCCCCACGACAGGGGAAACTACTGGATAGACTTGGATAGAAACTACTGGAGAGTCAagcagttaaaacaaaacaaggtctTAGAATAAGGCTTTGATCTACGCAGTGActaatacaaagaacaaacaatgCCCTCACTGAACTTACAGTAGTGGGGAGGACAGCTGATAGATATGGGCAAACACACAGGGTGTCCAAATCGTACTGCTTTAACCTCAGAAGCAGGTCCTTTTATTATAGCtgttttgcagaagaggaaaccaagacCCAAGGGATGTGACACTATCCTCCTCCCCTAGGATCTGCCAGGCTTCCTTGCTTGCTTTATGGAGCCATCTGGCAGGGACTCCCAGGTGCCCAGACCTACCTTTGGAGCCTGTGGGGGAGGAAATTTTTCGGGGTCTGGCCCGAATGTCATAGATGATGGGGTACTGGAACCAGGGGATCCTGCAGGGGAGGGAACAGGGATAGGTATCAGGGGACTGCAGTTTCACTAGTTTCTCCAGGTGTTCCCTCACCACGCGTTTCTTGGCCTGCTCCACCTCTTAATGACCATGGGCAATGAgaaattctctcctccctctggagAACAGTTTATGTGCCCCCGAGTTTTGGGCAGCACCCACTGCTccagcagaaggagggagggggcagtaAAAGAGCAGCTCTGAATCCTTCGAAAGCCCTACTACAATCATTGGTGGGTTGGCGTTCAAGGGTGAAGGGGTCAGGGTCAGTCCGCTCTGCCCGCCATTACCTGAAGTGAAGGCCCTCGGCCAGAATGGTGTCCTGCTGCACGCCACCGATCCGATTAAAGAAAATGGCTCTGTGCCCGCCTTCcactgtggggagaggggtggggatcAGGCCAAAACGCTGCTGAGAGTACGTTACTAACCTCTCGGGGAGGCGGGCGGGGTGAGGGTCTGGGTGAGGGCGGGGACCCAGAGGGACAGGGCAGAGGTctagcgggggtggggggagtccgGAGAGCGGGCAGAGGTTGCTCACCGGTGAACACAGATTCGCGGACGCCGTAGGCCACGGCGCCGGCCCCCAGCAGCAGCTTCAGCGCCGTGCCCATGCCCCGTGGCCCGGAGGGCAGCCGCCCCGCTAAGTCCTTCAAGTTCTGGGCCATGTCCGATCCTATGGCCGGCGGCACCAGAGGTCAGGAGCAGGTGCCGGCCCGCTTCTACCCTGCTCCAGTTTAGAGATCGCACCCCTTCACACGAGGGTCCGGGGCCCGCGGCGCTTGCGGGAGAAAGGGCACCGGAAGTGCGCTCCCTTCTAAACCCTCCCCAGGGCCGAGGACCCGAACTTCGCGCACAGAAATTACGCAGCCGGAACTTCCAGCCCCTTTCTGGAACCCTGCCCTTCCAGAGAGGCTTCGGTAGCGCCAGACTGCAAGCCATCGCCATTTCCAAGTGCCCACTTTCAAAATGGCAGCCGGAAGGATGTTTGAGATTGGGCAAGCGCGAAGTTTAAGGGCGTTATCGCAATTTCCGGTCCGGTTGCAAGATGGCTGCGCCCAGTGGCGGATTCCAACCTCGTGAGAGGCGCGTTGGAGAGCAGGAAGAGGGCTGGGATGCGGTGGCTCCCAAGCGGCCCCGACTCGGGGCGGGAAACAAGATCGGAGGGCGAAGGCTCATTGTGGTGCTGGAAGGGGCCAGTCTGGAGACAGTCAAGGTAGTTTGGGACAAGGAAGTGGAGAATTAGCAGATCGATAGGATGggaccccggggcggggggggggggggggggggtgagggtgagAGGCTCAAAGtggatggagaggcagagagagtgaaacaTGCTTTTGGAGGAAGAATAGCCTAGTTGACTGTCTTTTGGTTAAACACCTGGGTTGGCGTTACTCGTTTTCTTCTGCTCTTCGTGAATCTCATTGCAGCTGTCACATCCCGACTTCAATTGATTTACCGGGATTCTGTGGTAAAAAGTTATCTAAAGGGAGGGTAGGGAAGGGTAGACATCTCCATTGCGTCATCCCTAGGTGTCTTTTGTCACCTTCCTTTATAGTACTGTCCACTTTGAAACGCTGGATCAATTATCATTTAATACTTTTACATCCTTATTTTTACCTGTCATCCAGCCCTCTTCCCGAATATTCCAGCAATTGTGTATCTTAAAACTGCAGTGTTCTCAccctttcttgtttctcttaCCTTTAGGGCTAAACTTGTCGAATGAGGAGGCCCAGAAGAAACAGCACTGGTTTCTAAGTCAGACCTGggttttaaacttgtttttcatACTTATTTTAAGTGTGTGATCTTGAGAAAACAACTTTGTCCTTAGTTTGTAAAGTGGAGGTTAATACTTTGAAAGTgctttaaaagtaatattttgatAGTAATgtgattcttttccatttttacttcCTCAATCTTTGTGTTACTTTATTAAGCTTGCAGtctagaaagtcttttttttttttcccatttttcttaggTAATTGATATTTCCAACTTAATTACAGGATCTTATATTTATGTCTCAGTTAATTGCTTGCCGTCTTTCCAGCCTATTAATTCTGAATCTCCCTTAACCACTTGTTTCTTCATATGTCCCATGGGGATGATAGTACGGACCTTATTGGGTTGAGGGGATGAAGGGAGGTAATATCAGCAAAGGGTTTAGAATGATACCTGTCACTTGGAATAAATTATTGCCATTGTTATTGATTCCAGGTTCCTCATCAAGAAGTTGAAAAGGTCATGGtcaaattaaaattcttagaGCATGCTGGTGGGATGTAGGTCAGATTGTCATTAATGGTACTCCAGGGATGATTGAATTCATAGCTGGTTGAAATTTTATGTACTGTTATCTTTTGCCTTCCTGGTGCTGGTCCTTCTTGTTCTGCTAGCCTCATGGAGCCTGCTCTCTCCTATTTATTCCTTAGACTCCAGACTTGTTGGCCTTTGTTAAGGTCTTTGAAAGCACTAAGTTCTCTGATATTTTAAGGCCGTTGCACATAATGTTCTCTAACGGAAGCTTCCTTTACTTAGCTCTTTATTAATTCCTGTTTGACAGTTCATGCAACAATTACTGAGTATGATGCTGTTCATTTTTCAATTATTagttaaaatgttatttcttcataGGAGTGACTCCCTTCTTGGTATAAATCAGGCCCTCCTGTTAATAATCCTTTAAcgaaccatttatttttctttcattatgttgATCACAATTTGGTTGTGGTTTCATGTGGTGGTTTACTGTTTGTCTCTTCCACTAGAAGGCTTCCGGTTCTAAAAATTCTTATAGCTCTGATACCTGTTacagaaaatgaatacacatagTACTCATTCTCTGATTATTCTAATTAGTTGTTTTCAAGCTTATTAACCACAACCCGCAATAAAAAAGTTACATTGTGagccagtacacacacacacacaaacacacacacacacacacacacacacacacacacacacacacatgcaactATCTGATACCAAAAGCTTCATAAACTACTACTTACCATGACTACATGTAAAGtactcttttctattttattaaaataataaaactcctGGTTAT
Proteins encoded in this region:
- the PHB2 gene encoding prohibitin-2 gives rise to the protein MAQNLKDLAGRLPSGPRGMGTALKLLLGAGAVAYGVRESVFTVEGGHRAIFFNRIGGVQQDTILAEGLHFRIPWFQYPIIYDIRARPRKISSPTGSKDLQMVNISLRVLSRPNAMELPSMYQRLGLDYEERVLPSIVNEVLKSVVAKFNASQLITQRAQVSLLIRRELTERAKDFSLILDDVAITELSFSREYTAAVEAKQVAQQEAQRAQFLVEKAKQEQRQKIVQAEGEAEAARMLGEALSKNPGYIKLRKIRAAQNISKTIATSQNRIYLTADNLVLNLQDESFTR